The following are encoded in a window of Trichocoleus sp. genomic DNA:
- a CDS encoding gas vesicle protein K, translating to MSDSDAASDAAIQIAPPGSIQSAHEPKKTDAGLAPLLLTVIELVRQLMEAQVIRRMEAEELSDEDLERAAESLRKLEEQVVQLCDVFEIDPADLNIDLGEIGTLLPKSSGYYPGENSANPTILELLDRLLNTGVVLEGDLDLGLAQLNLIHAKLRIVLTSKPI from the coding sequence ATGTCTGATTCTGATGCCGCTTCTGATGCCGCAATTCAAATTGCTCCCCCTGGTTCAATTCAGTCTGCTCATGAACCAAAAAAAACCGACGCTGGACTCGCTCCATTGTTGCTCACGGTCATCGAACTGGTGCGTCAGCTGATGGAAGCGCAGGTGATTCGACGGATGGAAGCAGAAGAACTGAGCGACGAAGACCTGGAACGAGCGGCAGAAAGCTTGCGGAAGCTGGAAGAACAGGTCGTGCAACTCTGTGATGTGTTTGAAATTGATCCGGCTGATCTGAACATTGACTTAGGGGAGATCGGGACGCTGCTGCCTAAATCTAGCGGCTATTATCCGGGCGAAAACTCTGCCAATCCAACCATTCTGGAACTGCTCGATCGCCTCCTGAATACAGGCGTGGTGCTGGAGGGGGATCTGGATTTGGGGCTGGCACAACTGAATTTAATCCATGCCAAGCTGCGAATTGTCTTAACTTCTAAACCGATTTAG